The DNA region TAATATAAAGCTGAAATTTGATATTGTATTAAACCACCTTTCTGTAGCTTCACCTCAATTTAAAGATTTATTACAACACGGAAATGAATCTAAATTCAAAGATTTTTTTATCAATTGGAATGAGTTTTGGGAGGGAAATGGAATAAAAAATGATGATGGAATTGTAATTCCTGAACCAGAGTTTCTAGATAAACTGTTTATGAGAAAGTCAGGTTTGCCAATATTAAAAGTGCGTTTTCCTGATGGTACAGAACAACCTTATTGGAATACTTTTTATCAACAAGTAACTTATAATCCAATTACTGTTCAGGATTTACAAAATATAAAAGGCTTAACTGAAGCGCAAAGTTTATTTATAGTTACTAAAATTAATGAAGCGATAGCCCATAATCAGGATTTTACGACCGTTAATTTTGAAGATTGCAGTGCTTTAAAACAAGAAATTGTAGCAATTGTAGAACAAAAGCGTTCTTACTTAGGACAAATGGATGTCAATGCTACATCGCCTTTAGTATGGGATTTCTATGAAGAAACATTAAAAAAATTAAATGGTTACGGTTGTAATATTCTTCGCTTAGATGCTTTTGCTTATTTGCATAAACAAGTAGGGGAATCTAATTTTTTTAATAAACCGGGAACTTGGGAATATTTAGAGCGTATCAAACAAATAGCGCAAAAAAACGACTTGATACTGTTACCAGAAATTCATGCGGAGTATGGTTTGCATTTACATGATGAAGTGGCCAATGAAGGATATTATATCTATGACTTTTTCTTACCTGGTCTAACGATACATACAATTGAAAATAAAACAAGTAAAGCGTTATTAAGTTGGGCTAAAGAAATTGTAGCTAAAGGATACAAAACAGTAAACATGCTTGGTTGTCATGATGGAATTCCTGTTCTGGATTTGAAAGGCAAGGAGGTAAATGGAGTTTACAACAAAGGATTGTTGGAAGATGCTGAGATAGAAAGTATCATGAACAAAATCATGGAACGTGGTGGTCGCGTAAAAAATCTTTACGATCCATCAGGAAAGAAGATTTCTTATTATCAAATAAATGCGACATTTTTTAGTGCTCTTGGTGAAGAGGAACAAAAGTTACTTCTTGCCAGAGTCATTCAAATGTTTATGCCGGGAATACCACAGGTTTGGTATCTGGATATTTTTGCGGGTAAAAATAATTATGAAGCGGCAGATAATGGTGGTAGTGCAGGTCATAAGGAAATTAATCGTACCACATTATCAATGCTCGACATTGAGCGAGGGTTAGAAACAGAAGTTGTAAAAAAACAATTAGAAATTATTCGTTTAAGAAATACCTCAAATGCATTTTTAGGTCAAGTAGAAATAAATGATACTATTGACGAAGTTATAGATATCAAATGGGTAAATGGTGATGCAGTTGTACACTTAAAGGCAAATCTTCAAACTACTGGTTTTACAATACAGCATACAGAGAATGGGATCACAAATAATATGAGTTTTTGAATCTCATAATGTATCCAAAATTTAAAATTGCAAGTCGGTAGTGGCTGCATAAAATATTGAAATCATAATTATAAAAAGGATTAAAAATGAAGAAAAGCACCGTTAAGATTGCTATGTATCTCAATTATTTTGTGTTTGCAATTTTGCTAAATAGCGTAGGAATTGTAATTCTAAAGTCTCAGGCTAATTATGGGGTCGATGAATTGCAAGCCAGTATTCTGGAAGCATTTAAGGATTTACCTATAGCAATTGTGTCTTTTTTGGTGGCTTCTTTTTTGCCTAGAATTGGATACAAAAGAGCCATGCTTATTGGTTTGGGATTAGTTGCTTTAGCGTGTGTTAGTATGTATTTTGGAAATTCTTTTACAGCTGCTAAAATTCTTTTTGCAACGGTTGGTGTTTCTTTTGCTTTGATTAAAGTTTCTGTTTATTCTCTTATAGGAACAGTAACAGAGAGTCAAAAAGAACACAATAGTTTGATGAGCAGTATTGAAGGGGTTTTTATGATAGGGATTGCATTAGCGTATTTCTTGTTTCCAGCTTTCAATTCAGATACGAATCCTGATTCATGGTTAAATGTGTATTGGTTATTGGCAGGGATTTCATTGGTTTCTTTTGTGTTTTTGTTTTTTACAAAATTTGAGAATCAGATGGAAATTCCAGGAGTGAATTTAGCAGATGATTTTGCTCAAATGTTGAAACTATTGGCTAAGCTTTTAACGATTGTTTTTGTAATTAGTGCTTTTTTGTTTGTAATGATTGAACAAGGAATCATGTCTTGGTTACCTACTTTTAATAGTAAAGTGCTGCATCTTCCGCAGAATATAAGTATCATGATGGCAAGTATATTGGCAGTGTCCTTGGCAATAGGACGGCTTCTTGCCGGTGTTTTGACACAAAAAATCAACTGGATTTGGGTGTTGAGTTTTTGCATTCTAATTGCAATGTTGATTGTGATTTTTATTCTCCCTAAAGCTGTTGGATTAGAAGTGAAAGAAATTAATTCACTTGGTGATATTCCTTTGATAGGATTCGCATTTCCATTAGTAGGACTATTTATTGCGCCTATTTACCCACTTTTAAATTCGGTTGTTTTGAGCGCTTTACCACAAAAAATGCATAGTTCCATGACTGGTTTGATTGTGGTTTTTTCTGCCTTGGGAGGGACTCTCGGTTCCAGAATTATTGGTTATTTGTTTAAAAATGAAGGTCCGGAAAATGCATTTTATTATACGTTGATTCCGATGTCCTTGTTGTTTGTTTCTTTTTTTATTCTAAAAAAACTTACTTCAAATAATACTCAGGAATTGAAGTTTAAAAACTTTAGTCATTAATAGTAATTAGTGTTTCAAAATGAAAATTTTACTTAATATAGAAAAGACATTCAGAGAACTTTTGCAGCAAGAGGATACTGATCAAGATAAAAAAATTACAAAAGACGATCTTGGTCCTAAAAGATTTGTTCTGGTGGATGAATTATCTAAAAAAGAACAAATTATAGAAGGAACCTATCATTTGTCTAATTTGCTTCAGGAATTGGCAACACTTAAAGAGAAAGGAGAAATAACTGCAGAAGTTGATTTAGATTCTATTATAGAAGAACCTGTTCAAAGAATATCGAGAAAGATAAGAGATGATTATTGGAATGAACTCACCCGTACAATTGATAAAAAAGGGTTGGAACAAATTCTAAAAGATGAAAAAACATCTAATGATATTGCAACACTATACGTTTCGGCCAAAGATAAACAAGGAGTTGCTTATTTTCAAGAATTAGAAAAAGAATTAAAAAGTTTTAAAGTAGCCATTTTGCCAGAGAATTATACAATGGATTATGTGGATACTTTAAATTCAAAACCAGGTATTTTAGCGCTGGCATTAGAAAAAAATAAATCAGAATTACAGGGAGTCCCTTTTGTTGTTCCCGGTGGTCGATTTAATGAGATGTATGGCTGGGATAGTTATTTTATTGCTGTTGGATTGTTAATAGACAATCAATTGGATAAAGCCATGGCTATTGCTGAGAATTTTAGATACCAAATCATTCATTATGGTAAAATTTTAAATGCTAACAGGAGTTATTATTTAACAAGGACTCAGCCTCCGTTATACTCTTCTTTGCTGGTTGATATATCCAAACAAAAAATACCTGATTTGAATTGGTTGAGGCTGCATTTGGAAACAGTGATATTAGAATATAATACCGTTTGGATGGTTCAAGGAGGAAGGTTGACTTCAACAGCTTTGAATCGGTATAAAGCAGATGGAGTGGGAATGCCTTTTGAAGTGGAACCAGGTCACTTTGATGATGTATTAATTTCGTATGCTAAAAAATATAACTTACCTATTAGGGAATTTGAAAAACAGTATTTGAACAGGACATTAGTTGATGCGGAACTCGATATGTATTTTGTTCATGACCGTAGTTTGAGAGAAAGTGGACATGATACAACCGATAGATTGATAAATACCTGTGCCAATTTAAATTCTGTAGATATCAACAGTTTTCTTTATAAATATGAAAAAGATATCGCTTACCTGATTAAAGAGTATTTTGATAATGCTTTTTTATCAGATAATTTGGTTCACACCTCTGAGCAATGGGAGCAAAAAGCCCTTGCCAGAAAAGAAAAAATGAATGAGTTGTGTTGGAATGAAAAGGCAGGAATGTATTTTGATTATGACTTTGTGAATAAAAAACAGCTTCCTTTTGAGGCTGCAACAACCTTTTTCCCTTTGTGGGCAAAATTGTGCAGCGAGGAACAAGCCAAACAATTGTTGGAAATTGCTTTGCCAAAATTTGTAAAAACAGGGGGGATTACCGGAAGTACAAAAACAAGCAGTATTGCATATTCTCATGAAAATGCTCCGCAAAGACAATGGGATTATCCTTTTGGGTGGGCACCACACCAAATGTTATTATGGGAAGGACTGATTAATTATAATTATTTGGATAAAGCACAAGAAATGGTCTACAGATGGCTTTGGTTAATTACCAAAAATGCTGTAGAATACAATGGAACCATTCCTGAAAAGTTTGATTTAGAAATTAGTTCCCATAAAGTATTTGCTGAATATGGTAATGTGGGGACAGAGTTTGATTATATTGCCAAAGAAGGATTTGGCTGGGTAAATGCTTCCTATCAATTGGGATTACAGATTTTAAATTGTAGTTTGAAACAGGAATTAAATAAAATGACTTCGCCGGAAGATTTATTTTAATCGTTTTTTTTGTAATAAGCTTAAGGTTTGTATGTTATTTTTTTTTAAATTTATATTTCTTTAAATTTTTTAATATGACTGTAAATCAAATATTAAGCACGAAAGGAAACGATGTGTATTCGGTTGTTTCTACTATTAGCGTATATGACGCTATTAAAATAATGAGTGAGAAAAATGTTGGAGCAATCTTAGTCATTGAAGAAGGTCAGCTAAAAGGAATTTTCTCAGAAAGGGATTATGCCCGAAAAATTATTCTGAAAGATAAGTCGTCTAAGACAACTATGGTTCAAGAAATCATGGTGAGTAATGTGTTTACTGTGCAGCCTACTGATGATTTGGATAATTGTATGGAAATGATGATTTCAAGAAGGATTAGACATTTACCTGTTGTAGAAGATGATAAAGTTATTGGACTGATTTCAATCGGAGACGTGGTAAAATGTATTATTGAAAAACAAAAAGAAACTATTCAGTTATTAGATTCATATATAAACGGAACACAATCTTGATTTAAAGAAAATGAATATTTTAAATCAGATATATTGTATAGCCACTCTTTTGAGTGGTTTTTTTTGGGGAATTATTTTCCTTGTTTTTTTAAAAGAATTAATAAAATGTTAACTATTTAAGTTAAGACTTCTATCTTTGTATATAAGATAAAACTGCTATTCTATTTTTTTAGAATTAAAAAGATGTAATAGTAAAAAAATGTTTCAATGCAAAGGAAGTACACGTTTGTAACAAAGTGTTGTTATGAATAACTTGTTTTTAAGTTGCTAAGGAGAGGCTAAAACAATCTTAATTAAACTTTTTCAAAAAATAAACATTAGATGATTGCGCATTTACAAGGAAAGTTAGTTGAAAAAACACCTACACATTTGGTTATTGATTGTGGAGGAGTAGGTTATGAAGTTCATATATCATTGTACACCTTTTCATTACTTCCTAATTCTGATTTCATAAAAGTATTTACTCATCTTCAAATCAAAGAAGATGCACATACTATTTTTGGTTTTGTAGAGAAATCAGAAAGAGAAATATTTAAATTGTTGTTGTCGGTTTCTGGTATTGGAGCAGGTATTGCCCGAACAATGTTGTCTTCGCTTGATCCAAAACAAATTACTCACGCTATTGCATCTGGGGATGTTACTACTATTCAAACCATCAAGGGAATTGGAAGTAAAACAGCGCAAAGAGTTATTTTGGATTTAAAGGAAAAAGTTTTGAAGTTGTATGATTTAGACGAAGTTTCTGTGTCGCAAAGCAATACAAATAGAGATGAAGCGTTATCTGCATTAGAAGTTTTAGGTTTTGTTAGAAAAGCTTCTGAAAAAGTGATAGATAAAATTGTAAAAGAAAATCCTGAGGCATCAGTTGAATCGATTATTAAACAAGCATTAAAAAGCTTATAAAGCACAGCAAAAACCAATTGTATGCATAAAATTTGTATTGTTTGGGCAGTTTTATTATGCGGTTTTGTGTCTTTGGCTCAGGTTAATGAACCAGTTCAGGATACAACAAAAAGAAGATATTCAATAGGGAAAGTTCAAATGAAGGACCCTAAGAGTATCCTTTCTGCTTATACTTATGACCCAAAAACAGATAGATATATTTACACCCATTCGGTAGATGGATTTTCTATCAAGTACCCCATTATACTAACTCCAAAAGAATACGAAAATTTAGTTTTGAAAGAATCTATGAAGGATTATTTCAAAAAAAATCGGATGCAATTGATGGGAAGAAAAAAGGTAGTGAAGCTGATAAAAAAGATTTATTACCCAGATATTATGTCAATTCGGGATTGTTTGAATCTATTTTTGGTAGTAATACAATTGATGTAAAGCCTACCGGTTCCGTTGAAATGGATATGGGTGTTCGATATACCAAACAGGACAATCCTTCCTTTTCTCCCAGAAACAGGTCTAATCTTGCTTTTGATTTTGATCAAAGAATTAGCATGAGTTTGATGGGGAAAGTGGGAACCCGACTGAATGTAAATGCTAATTATGACACCCAATCTACATTTGCTTTTCAAAACTTACTGAAATTAGAATATGCGCCAACTGAAGATGATATTATTCAAAAAATTGAAGTTGGAAATGTGAGTATGCCTTTAAACAGTTCTTTAATTAGAGGAGCACAGAGTTTGTTTGGTGTCAAGGCACAGTTACAATTTGGTAAAACAATGGTAACAGGTGTTTTCTCTGAACAAAAATCCCAGACTAAGACAGTGGTTTCACAAGGAGGAGGAACTATTCAGGATTTTGATCTCTATGCTTTGGATTATGATAACGACAGACACTTTTTCTTATCGCAATACTTTAGAAATCGATACGATGCGGCTTTAAAAAATTATCCATTTATTGATAGTAGAGTACAAATTACAAGAATTGAGGTTTGGGTAACTAATAAGCAAACACGTCTTAATACCACGGCTAATAATTTAAGAAACGTAATCGCAATCCAGGATTTAGGAGAAGCACAGTTAACGGGTTTAAATGATAATGAAGTGGTGGTTTTAAATCCTTCGACAGGAATGTTTAATACTCCCGCTGATACTCCATCAGATAATGCAAATAATAAATATGATCCTGCAAAAATTGGACTCGCAGATGGTTATTTAAAAACAGATATTCGTGAAATTGCTACCGCTAGTGCAGGTTTTAAAGTGTCTGTAAGTGAAGGACAAGACTATTCAAAACTGGAGAATGCTCGTAAATTAACGACTAATGAATTTACCTATCATCCACAATTAGGATATATTTCTCTGCAACAAAGATTGTCGAATGATGAAATTTTGGCTGTAGCTTATGAATATACAATAGGTGATCAGGTTTATCAAGTGGGAGAGTTTGGTAATGATGGCGTGGATGCAACGCTTGTTACCGGAACACCACAATCAACGCAGGCTGTTGTGACTCAAAGTTTGGTGTTAAAAATGTTGAAAAGTAATCTGACTAATGTTTCTAATCCTGTGTGGAATTTGATGATGAAGAATATTTATCAAATCCCTGGTGCTTACCAAATCAAACAAGAAGATTTTAGATTTAATATCCTTTATACTGATCCTTCACCTTTAAATTATATAACTCCCGTAACAGGAAATCCATTTCCCGTGAATCCTTCTCCGGATGATAAGGTGGCCGAAACTCCATTGTTGAATGTGTTTAATTTAGATAAGTTAAATTATAACAATGATCGTCAAACGGGTGGTGATGGGTTTTTTGATTTTGTTTCCGGATTGACAATGGATACTCAAAATGGACGTATCATTTTTACTACTAAAGAACCTTTTGGGGAGTTGTTATTTAATAAGTTGACTACTAATACAGTTGAAGATTATAGTAATACAGCTACATATAATCCTAACCAAAGTAAATACGTTTTTGGAGCCATGTATCGAAAAACACAGGCCAAGGCATTAGAAGATAGTGATAAAAATAAATTTTTATTAAGAGGAAAATACAAATCATCCAGTGGTGATGGTATTCCTATTGGAGCATTCAATGTGCCTCAGGGTTCGGTTGTAGTAACCGCCGGAGGAAGAGTTTTAGTTGAAGGAGTAGATTATAGTGTTAACTATCAATTGGGGAGAGTTCAGATTCTGGATCCATCATTACAAGCTTCCAATACGCCTATTAATGTTTCTTTGGAAAATAATTCCATTTTTGGTCAACAAACTAGACGATTTATGGGAGTGAATGTAGAACATAAATTTTCGGATAATTTTACATTAGGTGGAACCTTTTTGAAGATGACTGAAAAACCATTTACCCAAAAATCGAATTATGGTCAGGAATCTGTAAACAATACTATTTTTGGATTCAATACTAATTTCTCAACTGAGGTTCCTTTTTTTACAAGATTAGTAAATATGCTTCCTAATGTTGATACTGATGTGCCATCAAATTTATCCGTTAGAGGTGAAATTGCGTTCTTAAAACCTGATACCCCGAAAGCAGATCAATTTCAAGGACAATCAACATTGTATGTAGATGATTTTGAAGGTACTCAATCATCTATCGATATGCGTTCGGCTTATGCCTGGAGTTTAGCTTCAACACCTACTAATCAAGATGCTAAGTTTCCAACGGCGTATGAGTTTAATGGAACGTCGAATGATTTGTCCTATGGGCATAAAAGAGCAAAATTAGCTTGGTACACTATAGATCCTGTTTTTTATGTTCAAAAACCCTCTGGCGTTTCAAATGATGATATTTCTTTGAACTCAACCAGAAGAATTTATAGCAAAGAGTTGTATCCAACATTGGATATAGCTCAGGGACAAACACAGGTAATTAATACCCTGGATTTAACTTATTTCCCATCCGAAAGAGGACCGTATAATAATAATTCAAATTTTGGTTTAACTCCTAAAGAGAATTACGGAGGAATTATGCGTTCGTTAAGCTCTACTAATTTCGAACAGGGAAATGTGGAATACATTCAGTTTTGGGTATTAGATCCTTATGTGGGTAATGGAAGTACAACGCCTACTAATACAGGTAAAATTTATTTCAATCTTGGGGAAATTTCAGAAGATATTTTGAAAGACGGAAGGAAACAGTATGAAAATGGATTAGGACCTGATCAAATTTTAGTAAATCCAAGACCAATTTGGGGAGATGTTCCTGCTTCCCAATCATTAATTTATGCTTTTGATGCTAATGCTGATAGTAGAAAAAATCAAGATGTTGGTTTAGATGGTTTATCTAATAATGGAGAGGCAACAGTATATACTAATTTTGCCGGAGAATCAGATCCGGCAGCGGATGATTATACTTATTATTTGAATACTTCAGGTGGAATTAAAGAGCGTTATAAAAATTATAACGGAGTTGATGGTAACTCGGCTGTTGATATCAATGATCCTAATAGGGGAGCCTCCACCGTTCCTGATGTTGAAGATATCAACAGAGATAATACAATGAATACTATTAATGCTTATTATGAATACAGTATTGATATGAAGCCGGGGATGCAAGTAGGGGAAAATTATGTTACTGATATTCGTGTAGTAAATGATGAGCCTTTACCAAATGGAGAAATGATTAATGCCAGATGGATCCAATTTAAAATACCGGTTTCACAACCGCAAAATGTTATTGGGAATATTAGTGATTTTAGATCGATTCGTTTTATGAGAATGTTCATGACAGGTTTTGATGAAGAAGTAACCATGCGTTTTGGAGCATTGGATTTGGTTAGAGGAGAATGGAGAAGATATACGAGTACACTAGATCCTACTGATACAAATGTGGATAATGATAATACAGAGTTAGATATTACAGCTGTTAATATTCAGGAAAATGACACCAGATGTCCTGTTAATTATATAACACCGCCAGGTGTTACAAGAGAACAATTGTATAATAACAATACCTTGATTAATCAAAATGAGCAATCATTATCGTTAAGAGTTGCAGGAGATGGTTTAGAAATTGGAGATTCAAGAGCGGTTTTTAAAAATGTAAGTGTAGATATGCGTCAGTTTAAAAAACTGCAAATGTTTTTACATGCTGAATCTTTAAAAGGAGAGATTCCTTTAACAGATAATCAAATGGTTGGATTTATTCGTTTTGGTAATGATTTTACGCAAAATTTCTATCAGGTTGAAATTCCATTAAAAGTTACGGCTGCAACGGATGGTAATTGTAAATATACAGCAGAAGAAGTTTGGCCTGAAGCCAATGAAATCGATTTGTCTTTAGCATTACTGACTAAGTTAAAAGTCAAATCCATGAGTGTAGATGCAAGTTCACTGCCTTTGGAAGGTGTTTATTATTTAGATGATGATACTAATGTTCCCGGGAATCCTAATGAACGTGATGGTGATAGTAAATTGAAATTAGGAATAAAAGGAAATCCTAATTTTGGAATGGTGCGTACTTTGATGGTGGGGGTAAAAAGCAATGAAACTCATCAGAAAATTAAAGGAGAAGTTTGGTTCAATGAACTTCGTTTGGCTGAGATGGACAATCACGGAGGGATGGCTGCTGTATTGAATGTGGATACAAATTTTGCCGATTTTGCCACTGTTTCTGCAACAGGGAAAATGAGTACGGTAGGTTTTGGAACCATTGAACAAGGACCAAATGAGAGAAGTAGAGAAGATATTCAGCAGTATAATATTGTAACCAATATTAATTTGGGGAAACTGCTACCAAACAAATGGGGTGTTAATTTGCCTTTCAATTATAGTGTAGGTGAAGAAACTATTAAACCGGAGTACGATCCTTTTAATCAAGATATCAAGTTGAAACAACTTTTAAGTGAAACGGATGATGCAGATGTTAGAGCTAATTTAAGAAATCGCGCTATTGATTATACGAAACGTACAAGTATTAATTTTATTGGGGTAAGAAAACAAAGAGGAGCCGAACAAAAGCCTCATATTTATGACCCAGAAAATTTTACTTTTTCACAATCGTTTAATAAAGTAGAACGACATGATTATGAAATTGAAGATTATTTGGATCAACAGGCAAGTACGTCAGTAGATTATGCGTACAGTTTTGATAATAAACCGGTAGAGCCTTTCAAGAAAACAAAATTCATGAAAAAAAGTAGCTATTGGAAGTTGTTGAGTGATTTTAATTTTAATTACTTACCTTCTAATGTTACTTTTAATACCAATATTAACAGACAATACAATCGTCAACAATTTAGACAGGTGGATAATGTTCCTGGTTTAGAATTACAACCTTTGTACCGAAGAAATTTTGGATTTAATTATAACTATGGTTTCAATTTTAATTTGACTAAATCATTGAAGTTTAGTTATGCAGCAACCACTAATAATTTGGTTAAAAATTATTTGAATGATCTTGACCAACCTATAGAAGATTTTACAATTTGGGATAGCTATTGGGACATTGGCGATCCTAACCGTCATACACAACAGGTGGTTTTAAATTATGATCTTCCAATTAATAAAATACCGTTGTTTAGTTTTGTAAAAGCAAATTATTCTTACACAGGAGATTATAGTTGGCAAAAATCAGCAAATGCACTTTCGGAAATTATAGTTGATGGAGTTAATTATAATTTAGGAAATACAGTTCAAAATGCACGAACTAATGCCTTGAATGCGAGTTTCAATATGGAAACCTTGTATAAGTATTTAGGCTTGACTAAATCAAAAGCTCCTGTGAGAAGACCTCCAGCAGTAGTCCCTAAACCAGGACAAAAAATAGCTGCTGCGCCTAAACCGCAAGCACAATCAAATGAATTTGTGGATGGATTGTTAGGGGTATTAACGAGTATTAAAAATGTTCAAATCAATTATACTGAAAATAGCGGAACTCTCTTACCTGGATATACGCCAAGTATAGGTTTCTTAGGTTCTTCAAGACCTTCATTAGGTTTTATTTTTGGAAGTCAAGATGATGTGCGTTATGAAGCGGCTAAAAATGGATGGTTGACTAATTACCAAGAGTTTAATCAAAATTATACTCAGGTAACCAATAAGGTGTTGCGAGCCACAGCTAACGTGGATTTATTTCCAGATTTCAAAATTGATTTGAATATGGATCGATCGTATTCGAATAATTTTTCAGAACAATATGATATTGCTTCTGATGGGACTTACAATTCGCGTTCACCCTACAATTACGGTATGTTCTCTATTTCGACTGTGTTGATTAAGACTGCTTTTTCTAAAAGTGATGAGTTTTCTTCAGTTGCTTTTGATGAATTTAGAAACAATCGTTTGATTATTGCTAATCGCTTAGCCGAAGATTATTATGGGGCAGGAAATCCA from Flavobacterium nitratireducens includes:
- the sprA gene encoding cell surface protein SprA; this encodes MYEGLFQKKSDAIDGKKKGSEADKKDLLPRYYVNSGLFESIFGSNTIDVKPTGSVEMDMGVRYTKQDNPSFSPRNRSNLAFDFDQRISMSLMGKVGTRLNVNANYDTQSTFAFQNLLKLEYAPTEDDIIQKIEVGNVSMPLNSSLIRGAQSLFGVKAQLQFGKTMVTGVFSEQKSQTKTVVSQGGGTIQDFDLYALDYDNDRHFFLSQYFRNRYDAALKNYPFIDSRVQITRIEVWVTNKQTRLNTTANNLRNVIAIQDLGEAQLTGLNDNEVVVLNPSTGMFNTPADTPSDNANNKYDPAKIGLADGYLKTDIREIATASAGFKVSVSEGQDYSKLENARKLTTNEFTYHPQLGYISLQQRLSNDEILAVAYEYTIGDQVYQVGEFGNDGVDATLVTGTPQSTQAVVTQSLVLKMLKSNLTNVSNPVWNLMMKNIYQIPGAYQIKQEDFRFNILYTDPSPLNYITPVTGNPFPVNPSPDDKVAETPLLNVFNLDKLNYNNDRQTGGDGFFDFVSGLTMDTQNGRIIFTTKEPFGELLFNKLTTNTVEDYSNTATYNPNQSKYVFGAMYRKTQAKALEDSDKNKFLLRGKYKSSSGDGIPIGAFNVPQGSVVVTAGGRVLVEGVDYSVNYQLGRVQILDPSLQASNTPINVSLENNSIFGQQTRRFMGVNVEHKFSDNFTLGGTFLKMTEKPFTQKSNYGQESVNNTIFGFNTNFSTEVPFFTRLVNMLPNVDTDVPSNLSVRGEIAFLKPDTPKADQFQGQSTLYVDDFEGTQSSIDMRSAYAWSLASTPTNQDAKFPTAYEFNGTSNDLSYGHKRAKLAWYTIDPVFYVQKPSGVSNDDISLNSTRRIYSKELYPTLDIAQGQTQVINTLDLTYFPSERGPYNNNSNFGLTPKENYGGIMRSLSSTNFEQGNVEYIQFWVLDPYVGNGSTTPTNTGKIYFNLGEISEDILKDGRKQYENGLGPDQILVNPRPIWGDVPASQSLIYAFDANADSRKNQDVGLDGLSNNGEATVYTNFAGESDPAADDYTYYLNTSGGIKERYKNYNGVDGNSAVDINDPNRGASTVPDVEDINRDNTMNTINAYYEYSIDMKPGMQVGENYVTDIRVVNDEPLPNGEMINARWIQFKIPVSQPQNVIGNISDFRSIRFMRMFMTGFDEEVTMRFGALDLVRGEWRRYTSTLDPTDTNVDNDNTELDITAVNIQENDTRCPVNYITPPGVTREQLYNNNTLINQNEQSLSLRVAGDGLEIGDSRAVFKNVSVDMRQFKKLQMFLHAESLKGEIPLTDNQMVGFIRFGNDFTQNFYQVEIPLKVTAATDGNCKYTAEEVWPEANEIDLSLALLTKLKVKSMSVDASSLPLEGVYYLDDDTNVPGNPNERDGDSKLKLGIKGNPNFGMVRTLMVGVKSNETHQKIKGEVWFNELRLAEMDNHGGMAAVLNVDTNFADFATVSATGKMSTVGFGTIEQGPNERSREDIQQYNIVTNINLGKLLPNKWGVNLPFNYSVGEETIKPEYDPFNQDIKLKQLLSETDDADVRANLRNRAIDYTKRTSINFIGVRKQRGAEQKPHIYDPENFTFSQSFNKVERHDYEIEDYLDQQASTSVDYAYSFDNKPVEPFKKTKFMKKSSYWKLLSDFNFNYLPSNVTFNTNINRQYNRQQFRQVDNVPGLELQPLYRRNFGFNYNYGFNFNLTKSLKFSYAATTNNLVKNYLNDLDQPIEDFTIWDSYWDIGDPNRHTQQVVLNYDLPINKIPLFSFVKANYSYTGDYSWQKSANALSEIIVDGVNYNLGNTVQNARTNALNASFNMETLYKYLGLTKSKAPVRRPPAVVPKPGQKIAAAPKPQAQSNEFVDGLLGVLTSIKNVQINYTENSGTLLPGYTPSIGFLGSSRPSLGFIFGSQDDVRYEAAKNGWLTNYQEFNQNYTQVTNKVLRATANVDLFPDFKIDLNMDRSYSNNFSEQYDIASDGTYNSRSPYNYGMFSISTVLIKTAFSKSDEFSSVAFDEFRNNRLIIANRLAEDYYGAGNPIPRYGDSANPIPTDPIDPNNDPEQKKREIYTNNQGYPIGFGKNSQSVLLPAFVAAYTGSDATSVSKGIFRSFPIPNWNVKYNGLMRYEVFKKTFRRFSLQHAYRASYTINQFRSNFDFDKDPSGVDDSGNFYNKTLISNVNLVEQFSPLVRLDFELKNSLKVLTEIKKDRALSMSFDNNLLTEVKGVEYIVGLGYRFKNVVFSSRLADNPTGVIKGDINLKADLSYRNNQTIVRYLDYDNNQLGGGQNLWSLKVTADYSFSKNLTAIFYYDHSFSQAVISTSYPITNIRSGFTLRYNFGN